The following proteins come from a genomic window of Gordonia westfalica:
- a CDS encoding AurF N-oxygenase family protein: MTNALTNPNTTGSADDAASRYVPEHDKTGGEHDYGQVLDDLSAASVHRNFDPYVDIDWDAPHMAITENDPRWVLSYEVDPIGRHPWYQQLPESKQIEIGMWRQANVAKVGLQFESVLIRGLMQYSFKLPNGAREFRYTTHESKEECNHTLMFQEFVNRVGMDVPGAKVGYRLISPFVPLVSTMFPIVFFFGVLGGEEPIDHIQKDFLRTRARLHPTMAAVMQLHVAEEARHISFAHHFIREQVPQRNRFQRFLLSLMLPLTMRTLCSAIVVPPRSFAKEFDVPREVMKDIFWRSAESKRFLRNVFGDVRMLADQSGLMNPVSRLLWRALGISGRPSRFRSEPTYTAA; this comes from the coding sequence ATGACCAACGCATTGACGAATCCGAACACCACCGGCAGCGCCGACGACGCCGCCTCGCGCTACGTTCCGGAACACGACAAAACGGGCGGCGAGCACGACTACGGCCAGGTGCTCGACGACCTGTCCGCGGCGTCGGTGCACCGCAATTTCGATCCGTACGTCGACATCGACTGGGATGCGCCGCACATGGCGATCACCGAGAACGATCCGCGCTGGGTCCTCTCCTACGAGGTCGACCCGATCGGCCGGCATCCCTGGTACCAGCAGCTCCCGGAGAGCAAGCAGATCGAGATCGGCATGTGGCGTCAGGCCAATGTCGCGAAGGTCGGCCTGCAGTTCGAGTCGGTGCTGATCCGCGGACTGATGCAGTACAGCTTCAAACTCCCCAACGGCGCGCGCGAATTCCGGTACACCACGCACGAATCCAAGGAGGAGTGCAACCACACCCTGATGTTCCAGGAGTTCGTGAACCGCGTGGGCATGGACGTCCCCGGCGCCAAGGTCGGATATCGACTGATCTCGCCGTTCGTCCCGCTGGTGTCGACGATGTTCCCGATCGTGTTCTTCTTCGGCGTCCTCGGCGGCGAGGAACCGATCGACCACATCCAGAAGGACTTCCTGCGGACCCGCGCCCGCCTGCACCCGACGATGGCCGCGGTGATGCAGCTGCACGTCGCCGAGGAGGCGCGGCACATCTCGTTCGCGCACCACTTCATCCGGGAGCAGGTGCCGCAGCGCAACCGCTTCCAGCGTTTCCTGCTGTCGCTGATGCTGCCGCTGACGATGCGCACCCTGTGCAGCGCCATCGTGGTGCCGCCGCGTTCCTTCGCCAAGGAATTCGACGTCCCGCGTGAGGTCATGAAGGACATCTTCTGGCGGTCGGCGGAGTCGAAGCGCTTCCTGCGCAACGTCTTCGGCGATGTCCGCATGCTCGCCGACCAGAGCGGACTGATGAACCCGGTCTCGCGTCTGCTGTGGCGCGCACTCGGAATCAGCGGACGCCCCTCGCGTTTCCGCAGCGAGCCCACCTACACGGCAGCCTGA
- a CDS encoding 4Fe-4S binding protein — translation MPHVVTQACCGDASCVYACPVNCIHPTPEEPDFGIAEMLYIDPATCVDCGACVSACPVGAIVPGHRLPAGQERFAEVNASQYRETVDGAARFPVDASLRLPLAPIDRPRGLAVEGRVSIGIVGSGPSAMYAADELLRHPQVSVTMYERLDRPFGLARFGVAPDHLHTRKVMRLFDDIARNPNLEILLHTEVGRDITLDDLRSRHAGVIWAGGAPTDKTLDLPGIGRAGVTSATSFVGWYNGHPDFTDLDVDLSTERVVVVGNGNVALDVARILVADPASLADTSISRAALAALEQSSVREVVVLGRRGPAHAAFTLPELIGLVDSGVSVTVDPADLESAQVDGELDATIRAKLDILAECASAGDPEGRRIRLAFFGSPLEVVGRDGRASGVVVGRNRLNVDDAGVVTGIEPTGETTTLDTGLVLTSVGYRGVAVPGLPFDAATGVIPHRAGRVVDGDEPVAGMYVTGWIKRGPSGFIGTNKTDSAETVSSLLADLEAGVLATEITRRRRLLSRR, via the coding sequence ATGCCTCACGTTGTCACCCAGGCGTGCTGCGGCGACGCGTCGTGCGTCTACGCATGCCCCGTCAACTGCATCCACCCCACACCCGAAGAGCCCGACTTCGGCATCGCCGAGATGCTCTACATCGACCCGGCGACCTGCGTCGACTGCGGAGCGTGTGTCAGCGCGTGCCCCGTCGGCGCGATCGTGCCGGGTCACCGGCTGCCCGCGGGGCAGGAGCGATTCGCCGAGGTCAACGCCTCGCAGTACCGCGAAACCGTCGACGGGGCCGCACGTTTCCCGGTGGACGCCTCGCTGCGACTGCCCCTCGCCCCCATCGATCGTCCGCGCGGGCTCGCGGTCGAGGGCCGGGTGTCGATCGGCATCGTCGGGTCCGGGCCGTCGGCGATGTACGCGGCCGACGAGCTGCTGCGGCATCCCCAGGTGTCGGTGACGATGTACGAACGCCTCGACCGGCCGTTCGGCCTCGCCCGCTTCGGCGTCGCCCCGGACCACCTGCACACCCGCAAGGTCATGCGCCTGTTCGACGACATCGCGCGCAACCCGAACCTGGAGATCCTGCTCCACACCGAGGTGGGGCGCGACATCACGCTCGACGACCTGCGGTCACGTCACGCGGGCGTCATCTGGGCCGGCGGTGCCCCGACCGACAAGACCCTGGACCTGCCGGGGATCGGCCGGGCGGGCGTCACCAGCGCCACCTCGTTCGTCGGCTGGTACAACGGCCATCCCGACTTCACCGACCTCGACGTCGACCTGTCGACCGAGCGTGTGGTGGTCGTCGGCAACGGCAACGTCGCGCTCGACGTCGCCCGCATCCTGGTCGCCGACCCCGCCTCACTCGCCGACACGTCCATCTCGCGGGCCGCACTGGCGGCCTTGGAGCAGTCGTCGGTGCGCGAGGTGGTCGTGCTGGGCCGACGCGGACCCGCCCACGCGGCATTCACCCTGCCCGAACTGATCGGGCTGGTGGATTCCGGTGTGTCGGTGACGGTCGACCCCGCCGATCTCGAGTCGGCGCAGGTGGACGGCGAACTCGACGCGACCATCCGCGCCAAACTCGACATCCTCGCCGAATGTGCTTCCGCCGGCGACCCCGAGGGGCGTCGTATCAGGTTGGCGTTCTTCGGCTCTCCGCTCGAGGTGGTCGGCCGGGACGGACGCGCGAGCGGTGTGGTCGTGGGCCGCAACCGGCTGAACGTCGACGACGCGGGCGTCGTGACCGGGATCGAACCCACCGGTGAGACGACCACACTCGACACCGGACTCGTACTGACCTCCGTCGGCTACCGCGGCGTCGCGGTGCCGGGCCTCCCGTTCGATGCGGCCACGGGCGTCATCCCGCACCGCGCCGGGCGGGTCGTAGACGGCGACGAACCGGTTGCGGGCATGTACGTGACCGGCTGGATCAAGCGCGGACCGTCGGGCTTCATCGGCACCAACAAGACCGACTCGGCGGAGACGGTCTCGTCGCTGCTCGCGGATCTCGAGGCCGGCGTCCTCGCGACCGAGATCACGCGTCGTCGAAGGCTTCTGAGTCGTCGCTGA
- a CDS encoding EamA family transporter yields the protein MTPTTTTHGVPRPTVGITLALISSACFGISGVLARAMIESGWSAGATVTVRIALGAAVLAIPGLLAFRDRRAPLPARSATGTWWVLLAYGLLAVAGCQLAYFYAVTYLQVGVALLIEYTAPVAVLVWMWLRHAQRPTRLTVLGAALAIGGLALVLDLTGEVSMSTVGVLWALAAMVGAAAYFVISADERTGLPPLALAAGGLLIGAVALAAAGMVGALPMAASTSSVRVGDLSLPWWAPLLMLGVVSAAMAYAFGIAAGRMLGARVMSFVALSEVLFAVLFAWLALDELPAPVQLVGGLLIIAGVVFVRLGEAP from the coding sequence GTGACCCCGACGACGACCACCCACGGAGTTCCCCGACCGACCGTCGGCATCACGCTGGCCCTGATCTCGTCGGCCTGCTTCGGTATCTCCGGCGTCCTGGCGCGGGCGATGATCGAATCCGGCTGGTCCGCGGGAGCAACCGTGACCGTGCGCATCGCGCTGGGTGCCGCAGTCCTCGCAATTCCCGGCCTGCTCGCCTTCCGGGATCGGCGTGCGCCGCTCCCGGCACGCTCGGCCACAGGCACCTGGTGGGTGTTGCTCGCCTACGGGCTGCTGGCCGTCGCCGGGTGTCAGCTGGCCTACTTCTATGCCGTGACCTACCTTCAGGTGGGGGTGGCGTTGCTGATCGAGTACACCGCACCGGTCGCGGTCCTGGTGTGGATGTGGTTGCGTCACGCGCAGCGACCCACCCGCCTCACCGTTCTCGGCGCGGCCCTCGCGATCGGGGGTCTGGCACTCGTGCTCGACCTGACCGGCGAGGTCTCGATGAGCACGGTCGGCGTCCTGTGGGCACTGGCGGCAATGGTGGGCGCCGCCGCCTACTTCGTGATCTCGGCCGACGAACGGACCGGTCTGCCGCCACTCGCGCTGGCGGCCGGCGGTCTGCTCATCGGTGCGGTCGCACTCGCCGCGGCCGGGATGGTGGGCGCGCTGCCGATGGCCGCGTCGACTTCCTCTGTCCGCGTCGGCGACCTGTCGTTGCCCTGGTGGGCGCCCCTGCTGATGCTGGGGGTCGTCTCGGCGGCGATGGCGTACGCGTTCGGTATCGCCGCCGGCCGGATGCTCGGTGCCCGGGTGATGTCGTTCGTCGCCCTGTCCGAGGTGCTGTTCGCGGTCCTGTTCGCCTGGTTGGCCCTCGACGAACTCCCGGCGCCCGTCCAGCTCGTCGGCGGGCTGCTGATCATCGCCGGTGTCGTTTTCGTCCGATTGGGCGAGGCACCCTGA
- a CDS encoding maleylpyruvate isomerase family mycothiol-dependent enzyme → MMGMFSRFDYTNAALTTGERFLELVEGVDEPETRLPDTPGWTLVDCLGHVAQAPTRFLALARGEGEWCRQAIDVPDFNAKQIANLPTREVSALAGQLRDDLDTLVDAVTHFNAQVPKMRFDGDRLIRADAALGILIGEFVVHGYDVARAVGGRWWVEPEVVLMIIRGRQQVLPSWVDTAAAAGHDGSYDIRLRGCSERYLYQFTDGELTINPDEPRRPDVHISVDPTAALLTGYGRLSPMWAGLTGRAFAWGSKPWLAPRLAQKFLPA, encoded by the coding sequence GTGATGGGGATGTTCTCGAGATTTGATTACACCAACGCCGCGCTGACCACCGGGGAACGTTTTTTGGAACTCGTCGAGGGGGTCGACGAACCGGAGACGCGTCTGCCGGACACGCCGGGATGGACGCTGGTCGACTGCCTGGGGCACGTAGCCCAGGCGCCGACCCGATTTCTCGCGCTTGCACGCGGCGAGGGCGAATGGTGTCGCCAGGCGATCGATGTACCGGATTTCAACGCGAAGCAGATCGCGAACCTGCCGACCCGTGAGGTGTCGGCGCTGGCCGGTCAGCTGAGAGACGACCTCGACACGTTGGTCGACGCCGTCACGCATTTCAACGCGCAGGTCCCGAAGATGCGTTTCGACGGTGACCGGCTCATCCGGGCCGACGCCGCGCTGGGGATCCTCATCGGCGAGTTCGTGGTGCACGGATACGATGTCGCGCGCGCCGTGGGCGGCCGATGGTGGGTCGAGCCCGAGGTGGTGCTGATGATCATCCGCGGCAGGCAACAGGTGCTGCCCAGCTGGGTGGACACCGCCGCGGCCGCCGGACACGACGGCAGCTACGACATCCGGTTGCGGGGATGCTCGGAGCGCTACCTCTACCAATTCACCGACGGTGAGCTGACGATCAACCCCGACGAGCCCCGACGCCCGGACGTGCACATCAGCGTCGACCCCACTGCGGCACTGCTCACCGGCTACGGGCGGCTCTCCCCCATGTGGGCGGGGCTGACCGGCCGGGCCTTCGCGTGGGGAAGCAAGCCGTGGCTTGCGCCACGGCTTGCTCAGAAGTTCTTACCCGCCTGA
- a CDS encoding DEAD/DEAH box helicase: MTAVLETPSATATQNADATPADTTAAPVISFESLGVPTKLVEVLTSQGKANAFPIQADTLPDTLDGKDVLGRGKTGSGKTLAFSIPLVAGLAEMEVKRYVGAPTGLILAPTRELATQIAAVVEPLAAAVGLTVTTVFGGVKQMRQEQAFRRGVDIVVACPGRLEDLMRQGIVKLDEVEITVIDEADHMADLGFLPVVTKLLAATPSDGQRLLFSATLDNGVDKLAKRFLDNPVLHSVDSAESPVAAMTHHVFEVSSAGKADLVAELASGAGRRILFMRTKHQAKKLAKKLTEQGIPAVDLHGNLSQAQRDRNLAAFGEGDVRVLVATDVAARGVHVDGIELVVHVDPPAEHKAYLHRSGRTARAGSSGDVVTVCLPEQRREVSQLLRKAKIKVTPKQVDAKADAVDELVGARAPRVSAAERAAAEAARGGGQGGRSQGGRPQGGRSQGGRRGGRPGHARGEGRGNGGARGESRGARGQGGESRGARGQGGESRGGSGASHRSGGQRSTDGRSAGQSRSAGQPRSGDQHRAGGRSQGGRRSSRPAGSPTSR, from the coding sequence ATGACTGCTGTCCTCGAGACCCCTTCGGCAACTGCAACCCAGAACGCCGACGCCACTCCCGCCGACACCACCGCTGCACCCGTGATCTCCTTCGAATCTCTCGGTGTGCCAACCAAACTCGTTGAGGTGCTGACCTCGCAGGGCAAGGCCAACGCCTTCCCCATCCAGGCCGACACCCTGCCCGACACGCTCGACGGCAAGGACGTCCTCGGCCGCGGCAAGACCGGCTCGGGCAAGACCCTCGCCTTCTCCATCCCGCTGGTCGCCGGACTCGCCGAGATGGAGGTCAAGCGTTACGTCGGTGCCCCCACCGGCCTCATCCTCGCTCCGACCCGTGAACTGGCCACCCAGATCGCGGCTGTCGTCGAACCGCTGGCGGCCGCCGTCGGTCTGACCGTCACCACCGTCTTCGGTGGCGTCAAGCAGATGCGCCAGGAGCAGGCCTTCCGCCGCGGCGTCGACATCGTCGTCGCGTGCCCGGGTCGCCTCGAAGACCTCATGCGCCAGGGCATCGTGAAGCTCGACGAGGTGGAGATCACCGTCATCGACGAGGCCGACCACATGGCCGACCTCGGCTTCCTCCCGGTCGTCACCAAGCTCCTCGCCGCCACCCCGTCCGACGGTCAGCGCCTGCTGTTCTCGGCGACCCTCGACAACGGTGTGGACAAGCTGGCCAAGCGCTTCCTCGACAACCCGGTGCTGCACTCGGTCGACTCCGCCGAGTCGCCGGTCGCCGCCATGACCCACCACGTCTTCGAGGTCTCCTCGGCCGGCAAGGCCGACCTGGTCGCCGAACTCGCTTCCGGTGCCGGTCGTCGAATCCTGTTCATGCGCACCAAGCATCAGGCCAAGAAGCTCGCCAAGAAGCTGACCGAGCAGGGCATCCCGGCGGTCGACCTGCACGGCAACCTGAGCCAGGCCCAGCGCGACCGCAACCTCGCCGCCTTCGGTGAGGGCGATGTGCGCGTACTCGTGGCCACCGACGTCGCCGCCCGCGGTGTGCACGTCGACGGCATCGAGCTGGTCGTCCACGTCGATCCGCCCGCCGAACACAAGGCCTACCTGCACCGTTCGGGCCGCACCGCCCGCGCCGGCAGCTCCGGTGACGTCGTCACCGTGTGCCTGCCCGAGCAGCGTCGTGAGGTCTCGCAGCTGCTGCGCAAGGCCAAGATCAAGGTCACCCCGAAGCAGGTCGACGCCAAGGCCGACGCCGTCGACGAGCTCGTCGGCGCGCGCGCACCCCGCGTGTCGGCCGCCGAGCGTGCAGCCGCCGAGGCCGCTCGTGGCGGTGGCCAGGGCGGTCGCTCGCAGGGTGGACGTCCCCAGGGCGGTCGTTCCCAGGGTGGTCGCCGTGGCGGTCGTCCCGGACACGCACGCGGCGAGGGTCGCGGCAACGGCGGCGCCCGCGGTGAGAGCCGCGGCGCACGCGGTCAGGGCGGCGAGAGTCGTGGCGCACGCGGCCAGGGCGGCGAGAGCCGCGGTGGCAGCGGGGCGTCGCACCGATCGGGCGGACAGCGTTCCACCGACGGTCGCTCCGCCGGTCAGTCCCGGTCAGCGGGTCAGCCGCGTTCCGGCGACCAGCACCGTGCCGGTGGCCGTTCGCAGGGTGGGCGTCGCAGCAGCCGCCCGGCGGGATCGCCTACCAGCCGCTGA
- a CDS encoding helix-turn-helix domain-containing protein: MNDARQVNPKELVAASLKRERTRAGLSLTELARRAGIGKSTLSQLESGEGNPSVETLWALSTALGVQFSALLDSPAPTVEVIRLGEGPVIPAADADYSATLLSTAAPGSRRDMYVIRAEPGKPRVSAPHARGVREHVVVSSGRARLGPTDATEVLGPGDYISYPGDVEHVFDALEPGTVAVMLSEAF; the protein is encoded by the coding sequence ATGAACGATGCTCGGCAGGTCAATCCGAAGGAGCTGGTCGCCGCGTCGCTGAAGCGCGAACGCACGCGCGCCGGGCTGTCGCTCACCGAGTTGGCCCGACGGGCTGGAATCGGGAAGTCGACGCTGTCCCAGCTCGAATCGGGGGAAGGCAACCCCAGCGTCGAGACGTTGTGGGCACTTTCCACGGCGCTCGGTGTGCAGTTCTCGGCGCTGCTGGACTCGCCGGCGCCGACCGTCGAGGTGATCCGCTTGGGGGAGGGGCCGGTCATCCCGGCCGCCGATGCCGACTACTCGGCCACGCTGCTGTCGACTGCCGCGCCCGGTTCTCGCCGCGACATGTACGTGATCCGGGCCGAACCCGGTAAGCCGCGGGTGTCCGCTCCGCATGCTCGCGGGGTCCGCGAACATGTGGTCGTCAGCTCCGGTCGCGCTCGGCTCGGGCCGACTGATGCCACCGAGGTACTCGGCCCCGGTGACTACATCTCCTACCCCGGCGACGTGGAACACGTCTTCGACGCGCTGGAGCCCGGCACCGTCGCCGTGATGCTCAGCGAGGCGTTCTGA
- a CDS encoding AzlC family ABC transporter permease: protein MRSAWRTLDAATLRAVVVMCLSVLVIGASYGVAAHSAGLALWQIVLIATVVLAGSSEFVFVGVLAVGGVPVVAALAGLLVNTRNFGYGLAVGKHLRGLPEMLLGAHLINDETAALTTAESEPRRARAAFLLCGLGILVCWPLGAGLGALLGSSVASPEALGLDAAFPALLAALAIPALRTRATWAAVAVGGAVAVASTPFLPAGLPILCALAGFAGVEVVRRLRSPRVEPVRSDSDEPCRNHIGAPR, encoded by the coding sequence ATGCGTTCAGCCTGGAGAACACTCGATGCGGCGACCCTGCGCGCCGTCGTCGTGATGTGCCTGTCGGTGCTCGTGATCGGCGCGTCGTACGGCGTCGCGGCCCACAGCGCCGGACTCGCCCTGTGGCAGATCGTGCTCATCGCGACCGTCGTGCTCGCCGGGTCGTCGGAGTTCGTCTTCGTCGGCGTCCTGGCCGTCGGCGGCGTTCCCGTGGTCGCCGCCCTCGCCGGGCTCCTCGTCAATACACGGAACTTCGGATACGGACTCGCGGTGGGCAAACACCTGCGCGGACTGCCGGAGATGCTCCTCGGCGCGCATCTGATCAACGACGAGACGGCCGCGCTGACCACTGCCGAATCCGAGCCGCGTCGCGCCCGTGCGGCATTCCTTCTGTGCGGCTTGGGAATCCTCGTCTGCTGGCCACTCGGAGCCGGACTGGGCGCCCTACTCGGCAGCAGCGTCGCGAGCCCCGAGGCACTGGGTCTCGACGCCGCGTTCCCCGCCCTGCTTGCCGCACTTGCCATTCCGGCCCTGCGCACGCGCGCCACCTGGGCCGCGGTCGCCGTCGGCGGTGCCGTCGCGGTGGCCTCGACGCCGTTCCTGCCCGCCGGATTGCCGATCCTCTGTGCGCTGGCCGGGTTCGCCGGCGTCGAAGTCGTCCGGCGACTACGTTCTCCGCGGGTCGAGCCGGTGAGGAGCGATAGCGACGAGCCGTGTCGAAACCACATCGGAGCACCCCGATGA
- a CDS encoding AzlD domain-containing protein: MTTGLSLGIGIAVLAVGTYLIRLAGPLLRNRYSVSANAERLMDRATVVLLVAVALTGAFFAGHDFAGWARPAGVAVGVLAAVLRAPIAVVVILAAATAAGLRALGIA; the protein is encoded by the coding sequence ATGACCACCGGACTGTCACTCGGCATCGGAATCGCCGTTCTGGCCGTCGGCACCTATCTGATCCGCCTGGCCGGACCACTGCTCCGCAACCGGTACTCGGTCTCGGCGAACGCCGAGCGGCTGATGGATCGCGCCACCGTGGTGCTGCTGGTGGCGGTGGCTCTGACCGGCGCTTTCTTCGCCGGTCACGACTTCGCCGGATGGGCACGGCCGGCAGGCGTCGCCGTCGGTGTCCTCGCGGCCGTTCTGCGCGCACCGATCGCGGTCGTCGTCATCCTCGCTGCGGCGACCGCCGCCGGTCTGCGAGCGCTCGGAATCGCCTGA
- a CDS encoding glycoside hydrolase family 1 protein, with the protein MHRALHLVIAVAAALLLVGITSPARAAVPPLGPDFEFGVAQSGFQSEGYNRDSNWLRYGEQGKVDHPVGDAVDFYHRYAEDIDRAASLGVGIYRTSVEWSRVEPARGQDDPSGWAFYDRVIGAVVDAGMRPMITLNHWVHPGWAVDLGGWNRPGMADDTVAFASRVVDRYAWADPLWITFNEPTEYVRRELQYGGVTPQNLGRMADGIVAAHRAIYRHIHRVQPGAQVSSNFAYYPIAGLQPWLESIFPQRMLDTLDFVGVDHYYSFSVTDASVAYGALGEFWKSSQAPESIYYVLRHVARQFPGKPIRVIENGLATDPDGRRPDGYRRSDHLRDTVYWLQRAKQDGIDVKSYNYWSLTDNYEWGDFDSRFGLYTVDARRDPSLTRRPTDGVAAYREITRAGGVPAGYRPTRLPVPCSLVAVPDSCAEPAVVR; encoded by the coding sequence GTGCACAGAGCTCTTCACCTCGTGATCGCGGTGGCGGCGGCGCTACTGCTCGTCGGCATCACCTCGCCTGCGCGAGCGGCAGTTCCGCCACTCGGTCCCGACTTCGAGTTCGGCGTCGCCCAATCCGGTTTTCAGTCCGAGGGATACAACCGGGATTCGAACTGGCTGCGGTACGGCGAGCAGGGCAAGGTCGACCACCCGGTCGGCGATGCCGTGGACTTCTACCACCGCTACGCCGAGGACATCGACCGCGCCGCGTCGTTGGGTGTGGGTATCTACCGCACGTCGGTCGAGTGGTCCCGCGTCGAACCGGCTCGCGGACAGGATGATCCGTCGGGGTGGGCGTTCTATGACCGGGTGATCGGTGCCGTCGTGGACGCCGGGATGCGACCGATGATCACGCTCAACCACTGGGTGCACCCCGGTTGGGCGGTGGATCTGGGTGGGTGGAACCGGCCGGGCATGGCCGACGACACGGTGGCGTTCGCCTCGCGGGTCGTCGACCGGTACGCCTGGGCCGACCCGCTGTGGATCACCTTCAACGAACCGACCGAGTACGTGCGGCGCGAACTCCAGTACGGCGGGGTGACACCACAGAATCTGGGGCGGATGGCCGACGGCATCGTCGCGGCGCATCGGGCCATCTACCGGCACATCCATCGGGTGCAACCGGGCGCGCAGGTGTCGTCGAACTTCGCCTACTATCCGATCGCGGGTCTCCAGCCGTGGCTGGAATCGATCTTCCCGCAACGGATGCTCGACACCCTGGACTTCGTCGGCGTCGACCACTACTACTCGTTCTCGGTCACCGATGCCTCGGTGGCCTACGGTGCGCTCGGTGAGTTCTGGAAGAGTTCGCAGGCGCCGGAGAGCATCTACTACGTACTCCGGCACGTGGCACGGCAGTTCCCGGGCAAGCCGATCCGCGTGATCGAGAACGGCCTGGCCACCGATCCGGACGGCCGACGACCCGACGGCTACCGCCGTTCGGATCACCTACGCGACACGGTGTACTGGCTGCAGCGGGCCAAGCAGGACGGCATCGATGTGAAGTCCTACAACTACTGGAGCCTCACCGACAACTACGAGTGGGGCGATTTCGACTCCCGCTTCGGTCTCTACACCGTCGACGCCCGGCGAGACCCGTCGTTGACACGACGGCCCACCGACGGTGTCGCCGCGTATCGCGAGATCACGCGGGCCGGGGGAGTCCCGGCCGGATACCGCCCGACGCGGCTGCCGGTGCCGTGCTCGCTGGTCGCCGTTCCCGATAGCTGCGCCGAGCCCGCCGTCGTTCGCTGA
- a CDS encoding esterase/lipase family protein, translating to MRTSKLLLGLVVAALAGVLVATAAPARADTLPVTYNFLSGIPGELTIPGGSLPGANDWNCKPSARHPNPVILVHGTGGSQQTNWGTYVPLLKNEGYCVFTTTYGAIKGAPWPISAIGGMGLMSESARELGDFVAKVKRATGASKVDIVGHSQGTVVPAYYVKYLGGENSVDKYVALAPVWRGTTVAAADAIGPFVRGLGVRPEQVPLCQACFDLDPGAAFLRKVADGGYYAPGIEYTNIATRYDELVVPYWYGLPPGGKNVHNIVVQDGCSVDYSEHAGLAGSRRTATFVLNALDPEHPRPVPCERVAPFTGSPF from the coding sequence ATGAGGACCTCCAAGCTGCTGTTGGGGCTGGTCGTGGCGGCATTGGCCGGAGTGCTCGTCGCCACCGCGGCGCCGGCGCGGGCCGACACGTTGCCGGTCACCTACAACTTCCTATCCGGTATCCCCGGTGAACTGACCATCCCGGGCGGCTCGCTGCCCGGGGCGAACGACTGGAACTGCAAGCCGTCCGCCCGCCATCCCAATCCGGTCATCCTGGTGCACGGGACCGGGGGCTCGCAGCAGACCAACTGGGGAACCTATGTCCCGCTGCTGAAGAACGAGGGGTACTGCGTCTTCACGACGACGTACGGTGCGATCAAGGGCGCCCCGTGGCCGATCAGTGCGATCGGCGGGATGGGCCTGATGTCCGAGAGTGCGCGCGAGTTGGGTGACTTCGTCGCCAAGGTGAAGCGTGCGACGGGTGCATCGAAGGTCGACATCGTCGGGCATTCACAGGGAACGGTGGTGCCGGCCTACTACGTGAAGTATCTCGGCGGCGAGAACAGCGTCGACAAGTATGTCGCGCTGGCGCCGGTGTGGCGAGGCACGACGGTCGCGGCCGCAGATGCGATCGGTCCCTTCGTCCGCGGTCTGGGCGTACGTCCCGAGCAGGTCCCGTTGTGTCAGGCGTGCTTTGACCTCGACCCGGGTGCCGCGTTCCTGCGCAAGGTCGCCGACGGTGGCTATTACGCGCCGGGTATCGAGTACACCAACATCGCCACCCGCTACGACGAACTCGTGGTCCCGTACTGGTACGGTCTGCCGCCCGGTGGAAAGAACGTCCACAACATCGTTGTGCAGGACGGATGTTCGGTCGACTACTCCGAGCACGCCGGGCTGGCGGGTTCCCGGCGGACGGCCACTTTCGTACTGAACGCGCTCGACCCCGAACACCCACGTCCGGTGCCCTGCGAGCGTGTCGCGCCGTTCACCGGTAGTCCGTTCTGA
- a CDS encoding DUF5994 family protein, translating into MSSPPLLGPPRVRFGVDPSAPIGGAWYPYTVQLADELPGVLAAARSQIGDVTGMDVNWSSFRRIPGLDSPDSPMTPPLMSLTAGGVVVTILVIPPRTASSLAAILLRQASNTVSPETQLHSLEYRRGERILELAARAVTSSKN; encoded by the coding sequence ATGAGCTCCCCTCCTCTTCTGGGACCGCCGCGGGTGCGGTTCGGTGTCGATCCGTCGGCTCCGATCGGCGGCGCCTGGTACCCGTACACGGTCCAGCTCGCCGACGAGTTGCCCGGCGTGCTCGCCGCGGCTCGATCGCAGATCGGCGACGTCACCGGGATGGACGTCAACTGGAGCAGCTTCCGCCGCATCCCCGGCTTGGATTCGCCGGACTCTCCCATGACGCCGCCGCTGATGTCCCTCACCGCGGGCGGGGTCGTCGTGACGATTCTCGTCATCCCGCCGCGAACCGCGTCGTCGCTGGCCGCGATCCTGCTGCGTCAGGCGAGCAACACCGTGTCCCCGGAGACCCAGCTGCATTCGCTGGAATACCGTCGGGGCGAACGGATCCTGGAGCTCGCCGCGCGTGCGGTGACTTCTTCCAAGAACTGA